A genomic window from Sphingobacterium spiritivorum includes:
- a CDS encoding lactonase family protein yields MNTLRTCLIPMIFLCTLLMPSVGIAQTNVPLFVGTYTQPGKSKGIYIYDFNQKSRQANLLNTTSCNNPSFLAKSKDGKTLYAVSEKNDGTENLAAYHFDGKQLTFLNEVNVGGADPCHVSLSNTDPIAVVSNYSGGSFAVFSLNTDGSIAARDTLVQHSGKGIDASRQDKPHVHSAFFAPDFKTIFVQDLGTDKISIYPVKQTNGIYGVGTPSIIHTPAGGGPRHIAIAKDGKSFYLVTEMTAKVVAYAKKKGKWELIQEIDINRAGFSGGNGAAEIKLSPDGKFVYASNRGDANIITAFKVLKDRKLIVVDTYNVGGRGPRNFNFSPDGQSILVGNQYTDNITLFKRDIATGSLQKLESDINIFSPVCIVF; encoded by the coding sequence ATGAATACTTTAAGAACCTGTCTGATACCAATGATCTTTTTGTGTACGCTATTAATGCCTTCTGTGGGAATCGCCCAGACAAATGTTCCGCTTTTTGTAGGGACATATACGCAGCCCGGAAAAAGTAAAGGAATATACATATACGATTTTAATCAAAAGAGCAGGCAAGCTAACCTGCTGAACACAACCTCTTGTAACAATCCGTCGTTTTTAGCTAAAAGTAAAGATGGAAAGACACTTTATGCGGTGAGTGAAAAGAATGACGGTACAGAAAACCTTGCAGCTTATCATTTTGATGGAAAACAATTAACGTTTTTAAATGAAGTAAATGTCGGGGGAGCGGATCCTTGCCATGTTTCCCTGAGCAATACGGACCCTATCGCTGTCGTTTCGAATTATTCCGGTGGCTCTTTTGCAGTTTTCAGCCTGAATACCGATGGTAGTATTGCTGCCAGAGATACTCTTGTGCAGCACAGTGGCAAAGGTATAGATGCTTCCCGTCAGGACAAACCACATGTACATTCTGCATTTTTCGCACCGGATTTTAAGACAATCTTTGTCCAGGATTTAGGCACGGATAAGATTAGTATTTATCCGGTAAAACAAACAAATGGCATCTATGGAGTAGGCACCCCATCCATCATCCATACTCCGGCAGGAGGAGGACCACGTCATATCGCTATTGCTAAAGATGGAAAGTCTTTTTATCTGGTCACGGAGATGACTGCAAAAGTTGTTGCATATGCAAAGAAGAAAGGTAAATGGGAACTTATACAAGAAATAGATATCAATAGAGCCGGATTTAGCGGAGGAAACGGTGCAGCGGAAATAAAACTGTCTCCTGACGGAAAATTTGTGTATGCTTCCAATAGAGGAGATGCAAATATAATCACTGCTTTCAAAGTTTTAAAAGATAGAAAGCTAATAGTTGTTGATACATATAATGTGGGAGGCAGGGGACCGCGTAATTTTAATTTTTCACCTGACGGCCAGTCAATTCTAGTCGGAAACCAGTATACAGATAATATAACGCTATTTAAACGTGATATTGCCACAGGTTCGTTACAAAAATTAGAGTCCGATATAAATATTTTTTCTCCCGTCTGTATTGTTTTTTGA
- a CDS encoding RNA polymerase sigma-70 factor, whose amino-acid sequence MKREPNEYIFKKYYPRLCHFAWKLLGVKSQAEDVVQDAFCTYFDQQENVSGEENAVKNFLYTAVRFSCYNIHRREKIQERYWMLNPIKEEEESQVEHSLIFSEVIADVYRVVAEMPKSCQHVFRMGYLEGLSNLEIAEKLDISINTVKTQKQRGMKTLLAKLDPELLAVFVILFSIK is encoded by the coding sequence ATGAAAAGAGAGCCTAACGAATATATATTCAAAAAATATTATCCCCGCCTTTGTCATTTTGCGTGGAAGCTGCTTGGAGTCAAATCTCAGGCCGAAGATGTGGTACAGGATGCCTTCTGCACTTACTTTGATCAGCAGGAAAATGTGTCCGGTGAAGAGAATGCTGTAAAAAACTTTTTATACACAGCTGTACGCTTTTCCTGTTACAATATTCACCGGAGAGAAAAAATTCAGGAACGTTACTGGATGCTCAATCCGATAAAAGAAGAAGAAGAAAGTCAGGTGGAGCATTCCCTTATTTTTTCGGAAGTAATTGCAGATGTATATCGTGTTGTTGCCGAGATGCCAAAATCTTGTCAGCATGTTTTCCGTATGGGCTACCTGGAAGGCCTTTCCAATCTGGAAATAGCCGAAAAACTTGATATTAGTATCAATACTGTAAAAACTCAAAAACAAAGAGGAATGAAAACACTATTAGCCAAACTGGATCCTGAGCTTTTGGCGGTTTTTGTTATTTTGTTCAGTATTAAATAA
- a CDS encoding FecR family protein, whose protein sequence is MKRNHFYTSQLVKKYLRNQLSEQEAIDFRDWLASDHKNKDLVENFKNANAIEEDLNFMHDVDVDAAWDKVNVKQGKKRKPNYYKYTAVAALVAMCFSLTWIWLNQQSDTVAHKSIVADTSGKYKNDVLPGTSGAHLILADGSHVDVSDTKTISKDAKVEGSKDGIRYVDQGATKALVYNTLVVPKASFFKIELSDGTKVWVNAVSKLKFPVQFSGNERRVYLEGEAYFEVAKDASRPFVVEAGGNSIKVLGTHFNVNSYSKAVKTTLVEGKVEVSNGEMSALLLPGESALSTDQSVKKSRSDFRKELAWKNNEFYFKGDNIASIAAELSRWYDLDVSFIGQIEFDKGYSGSIERNVNLSQVLEMLRYVSHLDFDVDGKKLTIINKHINRKTMEK, encoded by the coding sequence ATGAAAAGAAACCATTTTTACACCAGCCAATTAGTCAAAAAGTACCTCAGAAACCAGCTTTCTGAGCAGGAAGCTATTGATTTCAGAGACTGGCTGGCTTCCGATCATAAGAATAAAGATCTCGTGGAGAACTTTAAAAATGCCAATGCAATAGAAGAAGATCTTAATTTTATGCATGATGTTGATGTAGACGCCGCGTGGGATAAAGTAAATGTTAAACAGGGAAAAAAGCGTAAACCAAACTATTACAAGTATACCGCTGTAGCGGCACTTGTGGCTATGTGTTTCTCTTTGACATGGATCTGGTTAAATCAACAGTCTGATACAGTCGCGCATAAATCAATTGTTGCTGATACTTCAGGAAAATATAAAAATGATGTTCTTCCCGGCACGAGCGGAGCACATCTTATTCTGGCAGACGGAAGTCATGTGGATGTGTCGGATACAAAGACAATTTCTAAAGACGCAAAAGTAGAGGGAAGTAAAGACGGAATACGGTATGTAGATCAGGGAGCGACAAAAGCCCTTGTTTATAATACCCTTGTTGTACCCAAAGCCAGTTTTTTTAAAATCGAACTTTCGGATGGTACTAAGGTTTGGGTCAATGCTGTTTCGAAGTTGAAATTTCCGGTACAGTTTTCCGGTAATGAGCGGAGAGTATACTTGGAAGGAGAGGCCTATTTTGAAGTTGCCAAAGATGCATCAAGACCTTTTGTTGTAGAGGCCGGTGGAAATTCGATAAAAGTACTGGGTACACATTTTAATGTGAATTCTTACTCCAAAGCCGTCAAAACAACTCTGGTAGAAGGAAAAGTAGAGGTTTCTAATGGTGAGATGAGTGCTTTATTATTGCCGGGAGAATCCGCATTATCAACAGATCAATCTGTTAAAAAGTCGAGATCTGATTTTAGAAAAGAGCTTGCCTGGAAAAACAATGAGTTCTATTTTAAAGGAGATAATATAGCATCAATAGCAGCCGAATTATCCCGGTGGTATGATTTGGATGTTTCGTTTATCGGTCAGATAGAATTTGATAAAGGATATTCAGGAAGTATAGAAAGAAATGTTAACCTGAGTCAGGTCTTAGAAATGCTTCGTTACGTCAGTCATCTTGACTTTGACGTCGATGGAAAGAAACTTACAATTATTAACAAACATATAAACAGAAAAACTATGGAAAAATGA
- a CDS encoding SusC/RagA family TonB-linked outer membrane protein — MKNLLFRKQLDSRQEKARLRQLLLTMKITVILSLVFMTCVHADSVAQKVSLSLKNAKLEEVFSSISKQTKYRFLYEDEVIRNAKPVNVELKGASVESALSNVLNSTDYSFKIIAGTITVNKITSVASRNLDIQRPVTGTIKDENGRPLAGATVSVKGSSTSTSTNDQGYFSINAASNATLVVRFVGFNPREISVSGRSSIEIQLSNEDKALEEVVITGLGAKIDKRTFTGATAKVNMKDIELGGLPDPSRALEGRVAGVSVQNTTGTFGTAPKIRVRGATSIYGSSKPLWVVDGIIIEDVADVSSDDLSSGDALTLISSAVAGLNANDIESFTVLKDGSATSIYGARAMGGVIVVTTKRGTAGRNSASYVGEFTSRDIPSYNNFDIMNSQEQMSFYQMLEQRGWLNMANVASRSVSGVYGKMYELIKSGQLENTTESKNAYLREAEYRNTDWFKQLFSRTVMQNHSVSLTSGTEKAQYYTSLSGVFDNGWTKKSDVKRYTALFNATYNLYDNLKLDLRSNGSYRDQRAPGTLGQSVNLVTMDVRRDFDINPYSYALNSSRTLDPNEFYARNYAPFNILHELENNYMDINAADVKFQGELKWKVIKPLELGLLAATRYQQTSQQHYIKDQSNQALAYRWMPTTFIRDANPFLYTNPDNPYAVPETVLPNGGIYNRTDYKMWTKDFRFTAAYDQTFNDIHKLYVFAGAESNSVDRNNNWFRGWGMQYDLGEIPFVDYKVFKKGAEENSQYYTISNTRSRQVAFYGTANYTFDNRYTINGTLRYEGTNRLGRTTSARWMPTWNVSGMWNVTEESFFKALESPISNLSLKASYSLTADRGPAFVTNSKVIIRSFNPWRPNVSDKETGLNISTLENSELTYEKKHEFNFGTSIGLFQNRIALDFDYYKRKNFDLIGIVNTQGLGGEISKYGNVADMESHGVEFSLSATILKNDNFSWSSSFIYSKAKNKVTSLENNSRVGDLIVGNGFALEGYPVRSLFSIPFSHLTSSGLPVFNYINGTQTTTGINFQSRENFDYLKYEGPTDPTDMGSFGNIFTYKNFRLNVFLTYSFGNVIRRDPAYATGYSDLNAMPREFWDAWTVPGDENLTNIPVILDNRFIRNNSQYSYAYNAYNYSTETLAKGDFIRLKDVSLAYELPKDLVRSLKMSNLGVRLNVINPWLIYADKRLNGQDPEFVNSGGVALPIARQYTLTLKMGF; from the coding sequence ATGAAAAACTTATTATTTCGCAAACAGCTTGATTCGCGTCAGGAAAAAGCTCGTTTGCGCCAATTATTACTAACCATGAAAATTACGGTTATACTATCATTGGTTTTTATGACTTGTGTACATGCTGATAGTGTGGCTCAGAAAGTATCCCTGTCATTGAAAAACGCAAAATTGGAGGAAGTATTTTCATCCATCTCTAAACAAACCAAATACAGGTTTTTGTATGAAGATGAGGTGATTAGAAATGCTAAACCTGTAAATGTAGAATTGAAAGGTGCTTCTGTAGAGAGTGCACTTTCTAACGTTTTGAATAGTACAGACTATTCCTTTAAAATAATTGCAGGAACAATTACTGTAAATAAAATTACATCAGTAGCAAGTCGTAATCTTGATATTCAAAGACCTGTTACCGGAACCATCAAAGATGAGAACGGCAGACCACTTGCAGGAGCAACAGTTTCTGTAAAAGGGTCTTCGACTTCGACAAGTACTAATGATCAGGGATATTTTTCTATCAATGCCGCATCTAATGCAACTTTAGTTGTACGATTTGTCGGATTCAATCCAAGAGAAATCAGTGTGTCAGGACGCTCTTCTATTGAAATACAATTATCTAATGAAGATAAAGCTTTAGAAGAAGTCGTTATTACCGGTCTTGGAGCAAAGATTGATAAACGTACCTTTACCGGAGCAACTGCTAAAGTAAATATGAAAGATATTGAATTAGGAGGTTTGCCTGATCCATCCAGAGCGCTGGAAGGAAGAGTTGCCGGTGTGAGTGTGCAAAATACTACAGGAACATTTGGTACAGCTCCTAAAATCCGTGTCCGCGGTGCGACTTCTATTTATGGAAGCTCTAAACCGTTATGGGTTGTAGATGGTATTATCATTGAGGATGTAGCCGATGTTTCATCTGATGATCTTTCCTCCGGAGATGCATTAACGTTAATCAGTTCTGCTGTAGCAGGCCTTAATGCAAACGATATTGAATCGTTTACAGTGTTGAAAGATGGTTCTGCAACATCTATTTATGGTGCCCGTGCAATGGGTGGGGTTATCGTTGTAACGACTAAAAGAGGAACTGCTGGTAGAAATTCAGCAAGTTATGTAGGCGAATTTACTTCTCGTGATATCCCTTCTTATAATAATTTTGATATCATGAACTCGCAGGAGCAAATGTCATTTTATCAGATGTTAGAGCAGCGTGGCTGGTTAAATATGGCTAATGTGGCAAGTAGGTCTGTGTCAGGTGTTTATGGTAAAATGTATGAGTTGATTAAGTCTGGTCAACTGGAAAATACAACAGAAAGTAAAAATGCTTACTTGAGAGAGGCAGAGTACAGAAATACAGACTGGTTTAAGCAACTGTTTAGCCGTACTGTTATGCAAAACCATTCTGTCAGTTTAACATCCGGAACAGAAAAAGCGCAATACTATACCTCATTAAGTGGAGTATTTGATAACGGCTGGACTAAGAAAAGTGATGTAAAACGTTACACAGCATTATTCAATGCTACTTATAATCTTTACGATAACTTAAAATTAGATTTGAGATCTAACGGATCATATCGTGATCAACGTGCTCCGGGTACTTTGGGACAATCTGTCAACTTGGTAACTATGGATGTAAGACGTGATTTTGATATTAATCCATACTCATATGCATTAAATTCATCTCGTACTTTAGATCCAAATGAATTTTACGCTCGAAATTATGCTCCGTTTAATATTCTTCATGAATTGGAGAACAACTACATGGACATTAATGCCGCAGATGTTAAGTTTCAGGGTGAATTAAAATGGAAAGTAATCAAGCCTTTGGAATTGGGATTATTAGCTGCAACGAGATATCAGCAAACCTCTCAACAACACTATATTAAGGATCAGTCAAATCAGGCTTTAGCTTACAGATGGATGCCAACAACGTTTATTCGTGATGCGAATCCATTCCTGTACACGAATCCGGATAATCCTTATGCAGTGCCTGAAACAGTATTACCAAATGGTGGTATCTACAACCGTACAGACTACAAAATGTGGACAAAAGATTTTCGTTTCACAGCAGCATATGATCAGACATTCAATGATATTCATAAATTGTATGTTTTTGCGGGAGCGGAATCTAACTCTGTAGACAGAAATAACAACTGGTTCAGAGGCTGGGGTATGCAATATGATTTAGGTGAGATTCCGTTTGTTGATTACAAAGTATTCAAAAAAGGAGCGGAAGAAAATTCGCAGTATTACACGATAAGTAATACCCGAAGCAGACAAGTTGCATTTTACGGAACGGCAAACTATACGTTTGATAATCGTTATACCATCAATGGAACATTACGTTATGAAGGTACAAATCGCTTAGGAAGAACAACTTCTGCCCGCTGGATGCCGACATGGAACGTGTCTGGTATGTGGAATGTAACGGAAGAGAGTTTCTTTAAGGCATTAGAGTCACCAATATCAAATCTATCTCTTAAAGCATCTTATAGCTTAACAGCAGATAGGGGCCCAGCTTTTGTAACAAATTCTAAAGTAATTATCCGAAGCTTTAATCCATGGAGACCAAACGTTTCAGATAAAGAGACAGGATTAAACATTTCTACTCTTGAAAACTCAGAATTAACGTATGAAAAGAAACATGAGTTTAACTTCGGAACGTCTATAGGCTTATTCCAAAATCGTATAGCTTTAGACTTTGACTACTACAAGAGAAAGAACTTTGATCTAATTGGTATTGTTAATACACAAGGATTAGGAGGGGAAATTTCGAAATATGGTAACGTCGCAGACATGGAATCTCACGGGGTAGAGTTCAGTTTATCTGCAACAATTCTAAAAAATGATAACTTTTCATGGAGTTCCAGCTTCATATATAGCAAAGCGAAAAATAAAGTAACATCATTAGAGAACAATAGTCGTGTTGGTGATCTGATCGTTGGAAATGGATTTGCGCTTGAAGGATATCCTGTTCGTTCATTATTCTCGATTCCATTTTCACATTTGACAAGCAGCGGTTTACCTGTTTTCAATTATATTAACGGTACGCAAACTACTACAGGTATCAATTTTCAAAGCAGAGAAAACTTCGATTATCTGAAATATGAAGGACCAACAGATCCTACAGACATGGGTAGTTTTGGTAATATTTTCACGTACAAAAACTTTAGGTTGAATGTCTTCCTTACGTATTCATTTGGTAATGTTATACGTAGAGATCCGGCATATGCTACAGGTTATTCAGATCTTAATGCAATGCCACGTGAATTCTGGGATGCCTGGACCGTTCCAGGTGATGAAAACTTAACTAATATTCCTGTAATACTGGATAACCGTTTTATCCGTAACAACAGTCAATATAGTTATGCTTATAATGCGTACAACTACTCAACAGAAACACTTGCTAAAGGAGATTTTATCCGTCTGAAAGATGTTTCATTAGCTTATGAATTACCTAAAGATTTAGTAAGATCTCTAAAGATGTCTAATCTGGGAGTACGATTGAATGTGATTAATCCATGGTTGATCTATGCAGATAAACGGTTAAATGGACAAGATCCGGAGTTTGTTAATTCCGGAGGTGTAGCTTTACCGATTGCTAGACAATATACATTAACCTTAAAAATGGGATTTTAA
- a CDS encoding RagB/SusD family nutrient uptake outer membrane protein: MKKKIFYLLLSAGLLSAGLSSCKKFLDPLPDNRAELNNTEKIAKLLTSAYPETSYALVAEMSSDNVDDFGPTMTNYSRFVEQVFRWEDITEPNNDGIDFIWSAGYGAIASANAALQAIDEAGNPSSLSAQRGEALVARAYNHWILVNMFAQNYSQKYSATDLGITYMTKGETTLNPKYQRNTVKEVYDFIVKDLEEGLPLISDNAYPNSSVAKYHFNQRAAYTFAARVALFMEDWAKAAEYASRALNNNPSETLRDYNTIASFSASALNMGREYNASSIKANFLVATAYSAIGTTFGSGGYTTNNRINHGWPIARTETLFTRNIYGTTGSSTAYRMRAFGYVAATINKVFVPRVVYMFEYTDPVAGTGFARAVLSPITSEEALLTRAEANIHLKKYSDAISDMQIYINNNTLVSPLTISEASINTWANSFAYFTPTAPTPKKKLNPDFVVEPGTQENMIHAILSLRRFENLHTGFRWFDVKRYGIEIARREASGTNTSALTFKLLDNNLVVRDNRRAIQLPQDVISAGLTPNPR; encoded by the coding sequence ATGAAAAAGAAAATATTTTATCTATTGTTGTCTGCAGGACTATTGTCTGCAGGACTTTCTTCCTGTAAGAAGTTTTTGGATCCTTTGCCAGATAACAGAGCTGAACTAAATAATACAGAGAAGATTGCAAAACTATTGACTTCAGCTTACCCCGAAACTTCGTATGCATTGGTAGCGGAGATGTCATCTGATAATGTGGATGATTTTGGACCAACCATGACAAATTATAGCCGGTTTGTAGAGCAGGTTTTCAGATGGGAAGATATTACCGAACCTAATAATGATGGTATCGATTTTATCTGGAGTGCAGGATATGGTGCTATTGCAAGTGCCAATGCAGCATTACAGGCAATTGATGAAGCTGGAAACCCAAGTAGTCTTTCTGCACAAAGGGGAGAAGCGTTGGTAGCCAGAGCGTACAATCACTGGATTTTGGTGAATATGTTTGCTCAAAATTATTCGCAAAAATATTCAGCTACTGATTTAGGTATTACCTACATGACGAAAGGTGAAACAACTTTAAATCCTAAATACCAGAGAAATACAGTAAAAGAGGTTTATGATTTTATTGTAAAAGATTTGGAAGAAGGATTACCATTGATTAGTGATAATGCATATCCTAACAGTAGTGTCGCTAAGTATCACTTTAACCAAAGAGCGGCCTATACTTTTGCTGCACGTGTTGCTTTATTTATGGAGGATTGGGCAAAGGCTGCGGAATATGCATCCAGAGCTTTAAATAATAATCCGAGTGAAACTTTGAGAGATTATAATACAATTGCCAGTTTCAGTGCAAGTGCATTAAATATGGGACGAGAGTATAATGCAAGTTCTATTAAAGCTAATTTTCTTGTTGCTACAGCTTATTCGGCTATAGGTACAACTTTTGGATCAGGAGGATACACTACAAATAATAGAATTAATCATGGATGGCCAATAGCAAGAACGGAGACGCTTTTTACCAGAAATATCTATGGTACTACCGGAAGCTCTACAGCGTATAGAATGAGAGCTTTTGGATATGTAGCGGCTACTATCAATAAAGTATTTGTTCCTCGTGTTGTATATATGTTTGAATATACTGATCCAGTTGCCGGAACGGGTTTTGCAAGAGCAGTATTAAGTCCTATTACATCTGAAGAAGCATTGTTAACCAGAGCGGAGGCAAATATTCATCTTAAAAAATATTCAGATGCAATCTCGGATATGCAGATCTATATTAATAACAATACCCTGGTTAGTCCTTTGACAATTTCGGAGGCATCTATTAACACCTGGGCGAATAGTTTTGCATATTTTACACCAACTGCTCCAACGCCTAAGAAAAAGTTAAATCCGGATTTTGTTGTTGAACCGGGTACTCAGGAAAATATGATACATGCAATACTGTCATTAAGACGATTCGAAAATCTACATACAGGTTTCAGATGGTTTGATGTAAAACGATATGGAATTGAGATCGCGAGACGTGAAGCCTCAGGAACAAATACCAGTGCATTGACTTTTAAACTATTAGATAACAACCTGGTGGTAAGGGACAATCGTCGTGCTATTCAATTACCTCAGGATGTAATTAGTGCAGGTTTAACCCCAAATCCTAGATAA
- a CDS encoding zinc-binding metallopeptidase: MKIRNILTLSCLIMLSACSKEDKLNPNSVFVDSEVPKNALDNYIYNNYTKPYNVAILYKFVDKESDMAYNLVPAPYDGSIRLTKLMLYSVIGAYDQVTGSTQFIRGNFPKLLTYTGSVPVNNNGTIILGTAESGTKVSLYNLLEMNETNGKNPTFLNYWFFKTIHHEFQHILNQNKPYPSNFAEITGGGYVEDEWSTTYPGNTAGLAAAISAGFISQYSSKSHGEDFAELFSFYVTRSQADFDAILNTPNASAAGKAIVLSKLAIVKNYMKSSWNIDMDVLRAEILNRYSKLGTFDQTTLN, from the coding sequence ATGAAAATAAGAAATATATTGACGTTATCATGTCTGATCATGTTATCAGCATGTTCAAAAGAAGATAAGCTGAATCCTAACAGTGTGTTTGTTGATTCCGAAGTACCTAAGAATGCATTGGATAACTACATCTATAACAATTATACGAAACCATATAATGTGGCAATTTTGTATAAATTCGTTGATAAAGAATCTGACATGGCTTATAATTTGGTGCCTGCACCATATGACGGTTCCATTCGGCTTACTAAATTGATGTTATATTCTGTGATTGGTGCATACGATCAGGTAACAGGTAGTACGCAGTTTATAAGAGGTAATTTTCCTAAGCTACTTACATATACCGGATCTGTGCCCGTTAACAATAATGGTACAATCATTTTGGGTACAGCAGAGTCGGGTACAAAAGTATCTTTATATAATTTGTTGGAAATGAACGAAACTAATGGAAAAAATCCAACATTTTTGAACTATTGGTTCTTTAAAACAATCCATCATGAATTTCAGCACATATTGAATCAAAATAAGCCTTATCCAAGTAATTTTGCTGAAATTACAGGAGGAGGTTATGTTGAAGACGAGTGGAGTACAACATATCCAGGAAATACTGCAGGATTAGCAGCAGCTATATCAGCAGGGTTTATCTCTCAGTATTCGTCAAAGAGTCATGGAGAGGATTTTGCTGAGCTGTTTTCTTTTTATGTAACACGTTCACAGGCAGATTTTGATGCTATCCTGAATACTCCAAATGCATCTGCAGCTGGAAAAGCCATCGTACTCTCTAAATTGGCGATCGTTAAGAACTACATGAAATCTTCATGGAACATCGATATGGATGTCTTAAGAGCGGAGATTTTGAACAGATATTCTAAGTTGGGAACCTTTGATCAAACTACATTAAATTGA
- a CDS encoding DUF4302 domain-containing protein, which yields MKLKLFIIGIAVLSLATGCEKKMDRIFEKSPTERLNASVASAYGELQANKDGWLIKYFPSANKEFGGYTLFAKFTSATDVTIEGDRNTTVATSMYTVYPGAGPILTFDTYNAVIHYFCLPGGQYTGIGANESGMKGDFEFLVTKTSADSIVMEGRKTYNKIVMIPIKSTEAATIAASYRAAAAKFQPFSNYKFEVGTESLPASFGNATTKRALSVAGVMYSYRYTPTGLEFYQEYELKGVRFKELKYVEPTGTYSKGYFTNDAGTIKLVPQS from the coding sequence ATGAAATTGAAATTATTTATAATAGGTATAGCGGTTTTATCATTGGCAACTGGCTGTGAAAAGAAGATGGACCGTATTTTTGAAAAAAGTCCTACTGAACGTCTGAATGCCAGTGTCGCTAGTGCATACGGAGAGCTACAAGCCAATAAAGATGGTTGGTTAATTAAGTACTTTCCAAGTGCAAATAAAGAATTTGGTGGATATACATTGTTCGCAAAATTTACCTCTGCAACGGATGTAACTATAGAAGGTGACAGAAATACTACTGTTGCAACCAGTATGTATACAGTTTATCCGGGTGCCGGACCAATCTTAACTTTTGATACCTATAATGCAGTTATCCATTACTTCTGTCTACCAGGCGGACAGTATACTGGGATCGGTGCTAATGAATCAGGTATGAAAGGGGATTTTGAGTTTTTAGTAACCAAAACCAGTGCTGATTCAATTGTTATGGAAGGAAGAAAAACATACAATAAAATTGTTATGATTCCTATTAAAAGCACGGAAGCGGCTACTATTGCGGCATCTTACAGAGCTGCAGCGGCTAAATTCCAGCCGTTTTCAAACTACAAATTTGAGGTGGGTACTGAATCTCTTCCGGCAAGTTTTGGAAATGCAACGACTAAGAGAGCGTTATCAGTGGCAGGAGTAATGTATTCGTATCGGTATACGCCTACAGGTTTGGAATTCTATCAGGAATACGAACTGAAGGGAGTTCGCTTTAAAGAACTGAAGTATGTTGAGCCTACCGGAACTTATTCAAAAGGGTATTTTACTAATGATGCGGGAACTATTAAGCTAGTTCCGCAAAGTTAA